From a single Micromonospora sp. WMMD1102 genomic region:
- a CDS encoding fused MFS/spermidine synthase, giving the protein MDSSPPGLADADGRSGPADDRTAVADGAAHPAPRALPPGLAATLVFVASGAVLVLETASLRLVGPYVGVTLQVTSSVIGVALAAIAYGAWTGGWLADRRDPRRLLAPALVLAGICTALTLPIVRYAGEVLRGGAAVGILLLTALAIFLPAALLAAITPLVVKLQLGDLRQTGQVVGRLSSIGTLGAITATLGTGFVLVAALPSTAIILGLAVLLGLTGLALAVYLRRQAPGVLPKPSRVTAAAAVLGLVGASLSAVAPTPCDVETAYHCASVEPDPDNSTGRLLVLNSAWHSYVDLADPRHLEFEYTKWIGAVADVMAPAGAPLQAVHLGGGGFTMPRYLTETRPGTRNEVYEIDGELVELGRRELDVRTGPELRARVGDARMLIGERAAGSADLVVGDAFGHLVVPWHLATREMAAEVRRVIRPGGIYAQNVIDHPPLRFIRSEVATVAAEFPHVALVAPPAALAGSQGANFVILASDRPLPVEEVEERLVTSVNAPVTVVSGADLDAFVDDAIVLTDEYAPVDQLLATA; this is encoded by the coding sequence ATGGACTCTTCACCACCTGGGTTGGCGGACGCGGACGGCCGCAGCGGTCCAGCCGATGACCGCACCGCCGTCGCGGACGGGGCGGCCCACCCCGCGCCCCGGGCACTGCCGCCCGGCCTCGCGGCCACCCTGGTCTTCGTCGCCAGCGGTGCCGTACTCGTCCTGGAGACGGCGTCGCTGCGGCTGGTCGGCCCGTATGTCGGGGTCACCCTCCAGGTCACCAGCTCGGTGATCGGGGTGGCGCTGGCCGCCATCGCGTACGGCGCCTGGACCGGTGGCTGGCTCGCCGACCGCCGGGACCCGCGCCGGCTGCTCGCCCCGGCCCTGGTGCTGGCCGGCATCTGCACCGCGCTGACCCTGCCGATCGTCAGGTACGCCGGCGAGGTGCTGCGCGGCGGAGCCGCCGTCGGCATCCTGCTGCTCACCGCGCTGGCGATCTTCCTGCCGGCTGCCCTGCTCGCCGCGATCACCCCGCTGGTGGTGAAGCTGCAACTGGGTGACCTGCGGCAGACCGGCCAGGTGGTCGGGCGGCTCTCCAGCATCGGCACCCTCGGCGCGATCACCGCCACCCTGGGCACCGGGTTCGTGCTGGTCGCCGCCCTGCCGAGTACCGCGATCATCCTCGGCCTGGCGGTCCTGCTCGGGCTGACCGGCCTGGCCCTCGCTGTCTACCTGCGCCGGCAGGCCCCCGGGGTGCTGCCGAAGCCGTCCCGGGTCACCGCCGCCGCGGCCGTACTCGGGCTGGTCGGTGCCTCGCTCAGCGCGGTCGCGCCGACGCCGTGCGACGTGGAGACGGCGTACCACTGCGCCTCGGTCGAGCCGGATCCGGACAATTCCACCGGCCGGCTGCTGGTGCTCAACTCGGCCTGGCACTCCTATGTGGACCTGGCCGACCCGCGGCACCTGGAGTTCGAGTACACCAAGTGGATCGGGGCGGTGGCCGACGTGATGGCCCCGGCCGGGGCGCCGCTCCAGGCGGTGCACCTCGGCGGCGGCGGCTTCACCATGCCGCGCTACCTGACCGAGACCCGGCCCGGCACCCGGAACGAGGTCTACGAGATCGACGGCGAACTCGTCGAGCTGGGCCGCCGCGAGCTGGACGTGCGGACCGGCCCGGAGCTGCGCGCCCGGGTCGGCGACGCCCGGATGCTGATCGGGGAGCGGGCCGCCGGCAGCGCCGACCTGGTGGTCGGGGACGCCTTCGGACACCTGGTGGTGCCCTGGCACCTGGCCACCCGGGAGATGGCCGCCGAGGTGCGCCGGGTGATCCGCCCCGGCGGCATCTACGCGCAGAACGTCATCGACCATCCGCCGCTGCGCTTCATCCGCTCCGAGGTGGCCACGGTGGCGGCCGAGTTCCCGCACGTCGCACTCGTCGCGCCGCCCGCCGCGCTGGCCGGCTCGCAGGGCGCCAACTTCGTGATCCTCGCCTCCGACCGGCCACTGCCGGTGGAGGAGGTGGAGGAACGCCTGGTCACCTCGGTGAACGCACCGGTCACCGTCGTCTCCGGTGCCGACCTCGACGCCTTCGTCGACGACGCGATCGTGCTCACCGACGAGTACGCCCCGGTCGACCAGCTCCTCGCCACCGCCTGA
- a CDS encoding ABC transporter ATP-binding protein has product MLATRDLTWRIGEVAIVDGVDLELAPGEFLGVIGPNGAGKTSLFNLVSGLRRPTAGQVLLDGTDIGALPPYQRARRGLGRTFQASSVFGSLSVRENVRLAVQAHRGGSMKLWRRAAADREVVAAADTALDRVGLAHRAEALAGTLAHGEKRKLEIALLLAGEPRVMLLDEPMAGVSAEDVPELVEVIRSLTGDSGRAVLMVEHHMDVILGLADRIAVMHHGALLACDVPATVMANPVVQEAYLGESI; this is encoded by the coding sequence GTGCTCGCCACCCGCGACCTGACCTGGCGGATCGGCGAGGTCGCCATCGTCGACGGCGTCGACCTGGAGCTGGCACCCGGGGAGTTCCTCGGCGTGATCGGCCCGAACGGCGCCGGCAAGACCTCGCTGTTCAACCTGGTCTCCGGGCTGCGCCGGCCGACCGCCGGCCAGGTTTTGCTGGACGGTACGGACATCGGCGCACTGCCGCCGTACCAGCGGGCCCGGCGGGGACTGGGCCGGACCTTCCAGGCCTCCTCGGTCTTCGGCTCGCTGAGCGTGCGGGAGAACGTCCGGCTGGCCGTGCAGGCACACCGGGGCGGCTCGATGAAGCTGTGGCGGCGGGCGGCCGCCGACCGGGAGGTGGTGGCCGCCGCCGACACGGCACTGGACCGGGTCGGCCTGGCCCACCGGGCCGAGGCGCTGGCCGGCACCCTCGCACACGGCGAGAAGCGGAAGCTCGAGATCGCGCTGCTGCTGGCCGGCGAGCCGAGGGTGATGCTGCTCGACGAGCCGATGGCCGGGGTGAGCGCGGAGGACGTACCGGAGCTGGTCGAGGTGATCCGGTCGTTGACCGGCGACAGTGGCCGGGCCGTACTCATGGTGGAACACCACATGGACGTGATCCTCGGGCTCGCCGACCGGATCGCGGTGATGCACCACGGCGCGCTGCTCGCCTGCGACGTCCCGGCGACCGTGATGGCCAACCCGGTGGTGCAGGAGGCGTACCTAGGTGAGTCGATATGA
- a CDS encoding fused response regulator/phosphatase has protein sequence MPPRERLRVLLIEDDDADAFLVGELLAETGDGIELLVANSLNTARAQLSGVDCVLLDLGLPDAQGLDGLRQVLDMASGAAVCVLTGRSDEHLGIGAVAEGAQDYLVKGQVDGVLLARSLRYAVERKRADENTRRLREVELRQAESARLERGLLPQPLIDTKLLQVQPFYRPGRHEALIGGDFYDVVQTSPDRVDLIVGDVCGHGVDEAALGVELRVAWRALVLAGVPDDQVLPALEQVLMSERSAREIFATVAAVRLDLAGNRATVRLAGHPPPLLLAGGRVVPVPAPYGLLLGVKPRPPVAHELRFDTEDWSLLMYTDGLIEGRIDDGDDRLDVPGLRRLVADPRAGGVGLPELPGWLVERAEEYNGGPLADDVAMLLVSRGEGR, from the coding sequence CTGCCGCCCCGGGAGCGGCTCCGGGTGCTGCTGATCGAGGACGACGACGCCGACGCCTTCCTGGTCGGCGAGTTGCTCGCCGAGACCGGCGACGGCATCGAGCTGCTCGTGGCGAACAGCCTGAACACCGCGCGGGCGCAGCTCTCCGGCGTCGACTGCGTACTGCTCGACCTCGGTCTGCCGGACGCGCAGGGCCTGGACGGGCTCCGCCAGGTGCTCGACATGGCCAGCGGTGCCGCCGTCTGCGTGCTCACCGGCCGCTCCGACGAGCACCTCGGCATCGGCGCGGTCGCCGAGGGCGCCCAGGACTACCTGGTCAAGGGGCAGGTCGACGGGGTGTTGCTGGCCCGGTCGCTGCGCTACGCGGTGGAGCGCAAGCGGGCCGACGAGAACACCCGGCGGCTGCGCGAGGTCGAGCTGCGCCAGGCCGAGTCGGCCCGGCTGGAACGCGGCCTGCTGCCCCAGCCGTTGATCGACACGAAGCTGCTCCAGGTGCAGCCCTTCTACCGGCCCGGCCGGCACGAGGCGCTGATCGGCGGCGACTTCTACGACGTGGTGCAGACCAGCCCGGACCGGGTCGACCTGATCGTCGGCGACGTCTGCGGGCACGGCGTGGACGAGGCCGCGCTCGGCGTCGAACTCCGGGTCGCCTGGCGGGCCCTGGTGCTGGCGGGAGTTCCCGACGACCAGGTGCTGCCGGCGCTGGAGCAGGTGCTGATGAGCGAGCGGTCGGCCCGGGAGATCTTCGCCACCGTCGCCGCCGTCCGGCTGGACCTGGCCGGCAACCGGGCCACCGTCCGGCTGGCCGGGCACCCGCCGCCGCTGCTGCTGGCCGGCGGCCGGGTGGTGCCGGTGCCGGCGCCGTACGGGTTGCTGCTCGGCGTGAAGCCCCGGCCGCCGGTCGCGCACGAACTGCGTTTCGACACCGAGGACTGGTCACTGTTGATGTACACCGATGGGCTGATCGAGGGCCGGATCGACGACGGCGACGACCGGCTTGACGTGCCAGGGCTGCGCCGGCTGGTGGCCGATCCGCGGGCCGGTGGGGTGGGCCTGCCGGAGCTGCCCGGCTGGCTGGTGGAGCGGGCCGAGGAGTACAACGGCGGCCCGCTCGCCGACGACGTGGCGATGCTGCTGGTCAGCCGAGGGGAGGGGCGGTGA
- a CDS encoding protein kinase — translation MTGQGWWGGAQRYGTELVGARYRLIEELGEGGMSVVWRGHDEVLGRPVAVKMLAPKLTTDRAFRHQLRTEARAAARLCHPHITGVYDYGESVRSGRTVPYVVMELVDGETLASWLDREGPLPWWQGVVLGAQVAAALAAAHARGVVHRDITPGNVMLTPMGAKVLDFGISALVGERDGDEGGLYGTPAYVAPERLAQGDVCPATDVYALGLLLYRALTGRMPWRTSTRTQTLRAHLYAEPAPMPPVSGLPDEVAELVTRCLAKAPEERPQSGELARTLARAAGVVLPVTAGTVLAAPSQPAGPDDAEPAEARPAVSAHGETAMLPRPVTDPLPLPARRGWPPAWLGRPTTRLGNRIRVAAVGVGLLAVSGAVWAGAGGGSAPAGGAETPTNLAMGGTSTCRVDYVLQADTGRSFQAELTVTNLGARAVRDWTLRFAFPAEQVLTREPSPESRQQGQDVLLRPADGAGSTLPAGGAVRFGLVGEHAGSNPLPVEFRLGEHACAARVSSVPGETGGTAAGDPIGAVAPATAPDQPAAPADPRRTGPGGKPAKGAAPKEKAPREKAPKGTGPGKPAEGRGPKPG, via the coding sequence ATGACCGGGCAGGGCTGGTGGGGCGGAGCACAGCGGTACGGCACGGAACTGGTCGGTGCCCGCTACCGGCTGATCGAGGAACTCGGCGAGGGCGGCATGTCAGTGGTCTGGCGTGGCCACGACGAGGTGCTGGGCCGGCCGGTGGCGGTGAAGATGCTCGCCCCGAAGCTGACCACCGACCGGGCGTTCCGGCACCAGCTCCGCACCGAGGCCCGAGCCGCCGCCCGGCTCTGCCACCCGCACATCACCGGCGTCTACGACTACGGCGAGTCGGTCCGGTCCGGCCGGACCGTGCCGTACGTGGTGATGGAGTTGGTCGACGGCGAGACGCTGGCGAGCTGGCTGGACCGGGAGGGCCCGCTGCCCTGGTGGCAGGGCGTGGTGCTCGGCGCCCAGGTCGCCGCCGCGCTGGCCGCCGCGCACGCCCGGGGTGTGGTGCACCGCGACATCACCCCCGGAAACGTGATGCTGACCCCGATGGGTGCCAAGGTCCTCGACTTCGGCATCTCGGCGCTGGTCGGCGAGCGGGACGGCGACGAGGGCGGGCTCTACGGCACGCCCGCGTACGTCGCCCCGGAGCGGCTCGCCCAGGGCGACGTCTGCCCCGCCACCGACGTGTACGCCCTCGGCCTGCTGCTCTACCGGGCGCTGACCGGCCGGATGCCGTGGCGGACGTCGACGCGTACCCAGACGCTGCGGGCGCACCTCTACGCCGAGCCGGCGCCGATGCCACCGGTGTCCGGGCTGCCGGACGAGGTGGCGGAACTCGTCACCCGGTGCCTGGCGAAGGCGCCGGAGGAGCGGCCGCAGAGCGGCGAACTGGCCCGTACCCTGGCCCGGGCGGCCGGGGTGGTGCTGCCGGTAACCGCCGGTACGGTGCTCGCCGCGCCGTCACAGCCGGCCGGCCCGGACGATGCGGAGCCGGCCGAGGCCCGTCCGGCGGTGTCGGCGCACGGCGAGACCGCGATGCTGCCCCGCCCGGTGACCGACCCGCTGCCGCTGCCCGCCCGGCGGGGCTGGCCGCCGGCCTGGCTCGGCCGGCCCACGACGCGGCTCGGCAACCGGATCCGGGTCGCGGCGGTCGGGGTCGGCCTGCTGGCGGTCAGCGGTGCGGTCTGGGCGGGTGCCGGCGGCGGCTCCGCACCGGCCGGCGGGGCGGAGACGCCGACGAACCTGGCGATGGGTGGCACCTCGACGTGCCGGGTCGACTACGTACTCCAAGCGGACACCGGCCGCTCGTTCCAGGCCGAACTCACGGTCACCAACCTTGGCGCCAGGGCGGTACGGGACTGGACCCTGCGGTTCGCCTTCCCGGCCGAGCAGGTGCTCACCCGCGAGCCGTCGCCGGAGTCCCGCCAGCAGGGCCAGGACGTGCTGCTCCGGCCCGCCGACGGCGCCGGGTCGACCCTGCCGGCCGGCGGGGCCGTCCGGTTCGGGCTGGTCGGCGAGCACGCCGGCAGCAACCCGCTGCCAGTCGAGTTCCGGCTCGGCGAACACGCCTGCGCGGCCCGGGTCTCCAGCGTCCCCGGCGAGACCGGTGGTACGGCGGCCGGTGACCCGATCGGGGCGGTGGCACCGGCGACCGCGCCGGACCAGCCCGCTGCGCCGGCCGACCCGCGGCGCACCGGCCCCGGCGGCAAGCCGGCCAAGGGCGCGGCGCCGAAGGAGAAGGCGCCGAGGGAGAAGGCGCCGAAGGGCACGGGTCCGGGAAAGCCGGCCGAGGGCAGGGGTCCGAAGCCGGGCTAG
- a CDS encoding sensor histidine kinase, with protein MRTPSRWTLRRRVTALCVIVGLVLGLLAAGAAVVATDNRQHLDTLLNKTGPLRTDGQALLSTLVDQQGGVRGFAVTANDADLAPYREGVRREAALIASMDALLDDQPEIRRELYTVRDHARQWRAVVAEPAIELTTGSGPEAAQEFLTTQTGARFTELRGEVEALQGSILELRNSVAENARRTGNALVLLLVLAAIVVVLAGLALLTSLNRLVIGPVTTLAAQVREVAGGAYQREIEQVGPPELAALAGDVDGMRRRIAADLAEVRQARERIEWVNSQLEKQAEELVRSNRDLEQFAYVASHDLQEPLRKVASFCQLLQRRYAGKLDERADQYIAFAVDGAQRMQRLINDLLAFSRIGRITSGFGDVDLNAVMTEVAAQTENTRRYVGGELTWSELPVIRGEETLLINLLANLVGNSLKFRRPDVPPKVHVSARLVGDEWEISCQDNGIGIESEFADKIFVIFQRLHAKDAYPGTGIGLAIVKKIVEYHGGRVWVEPGAVAEGTVIRFTLPVPPELRESAAPAEAGGAEAGAAEADAVEATAPAVPAQAAESGSGDSAGAGSAGAEPAGTGSADGAGVDEADATPPGKSARPAGDMKHTV; from the coding sequence GTGAGGACACCGTCGAGGTGGACGTTGCGCCGCCGGGTCACCGCGCTCTGCGTGATCGTCGGCCTGGTGCTCGGCCTGCTGGCCGCCGGTGCGGCCGTGGTCGCCACCGACAACCGGCAACACCTGGACACCCTGCTCAACAAGACCGGTCCGCTGCGCACCGACGGCCAGGCGCTGCTCAGCACCCTGGTGGACCAGCAGGGCGGGGTACGCGGCTTCGCGGTCACCGCCAACGACGCCGACCTGGCGCCGTACCGGGAGGGGGTGCGGCGGGAGGCGGCGCTGATCGCCTCGATGGACGCCCTCCTCGACGACCAGCCGGAGATCCGCCGCGAGCTGTACACCGTGCGCGACCACGCCCGGCAGTGGCGGGCGGTGGTGGCCGAGCCGGCGATCGAGCTGACCACGGGCAGCGGCCCGGAGGCGGCCCAGGAGTTCCTGACCACGCAGACCGGTGCCCGGTTCACCGAGCTGCGCGGCGAGGTCGAGGCGTTGCAGGGTTCGATCCTCGAACTGCGCAACAGCGTCGCGGAGAACGCCCGGCGGACCGGCAACGCCCTGGTGCTGCTGCTGGTGCTGGCCGCGATCGTGGTGGTGCTGGCCGGGCTGGCCCTGCTGACCTCGCTGAACCGGCTGGTGATCGGTCCGGTCACCACGCTGGCCGCCCAGGTGCGGGAGGTGGCCGGCGGGGCGTACCAGCGGGAGATCGAGCAGGTCGGGCCGCCGGAACTCGCCGCGCTGGCCGGCGACGTCGACGGGATGCGCCGCCGGATCGCCGCCGACCTGGCCGAGGTGCGGCAGGCCCGGGAACGCATCGAGTGGGTGAACAGCCAGCTGGAGAAGCAGGCCGAGGAACTGGTCCGGTCCAACCGGGACCTGGAGCAGTTCGCCTACGTCGCCTCGCACGACCTCCAGGAGCCGCTGCGCAAGGTCGCCAGCTTCTGCCAGCTGCTGCAACGCCGGTACGCGGGCAAGCTCGACGAGCGGGCCGACCAGTACATCGCGTTCGCGGTGGACGGGGCGCAGCGGATGCAGCGGCTGATCAACGACCTGCTGGCCTTCTCCCGGATCGGCCGGATCACCAGCGGCTTCGGCGACGTGGACCTGAACGCGGTGATGACCGAGGTCGCCGCGCAGACCGAGAACACCCGGCGGTACGTCGGCGGCGAACTCACCTGGTCGGAGCTGCCGGTGATCCGGGGCGAGGAGACGCTGCTGATCAACCTGCTGGCGAACCTGGTCGGCAACTCGCTCAAGTTCCGCCGCCCGGACGTGCCGCCGAAGGTGCACGTCTCGGCCCGGCTGGTCGGCGACGAGTGGGAGATCAGCTGCCAGGACAACGGGATCGGCATCGAGTCCGAGTTCGCGGACAAGATCTTCGTGATCTTCCAGCGGCTGCACGCCAAGGACGCCTATCCGGGTACCGGCATCGGGCTGGCCATCGTGAAGAAGATCGTCGAGTACCACGGCGGCCGGGTCTGGGTGGAGCCCGGCGCGGTGGCCGAGGGCACGGTGATCCGGTTCACCCTGCCGGTGCCGCCGGAACTGCGGGAGTCCGCCGCACCGGCCGAGGCCGGCGGCGCGGAGGCCGGCGCGGCGGAAGCCGATGCGGTGGAGGCCACCGCACCGGCGGTGCCGGCACAGGCCGCCGAGTCGGGGAGCGGCGACTCGGCGGGCGCCGGGTCGGCGGGCGCGGAGCCGGCGGGCACCGGGTCGGCGGACGGGGCCGGCGTGGACGAGGCCGACGCCACACCGCCGGGGAAGTCGGCCCGGCCGGCCGGCGACATGAAGCACACTGTCTGA
- a CDS encoding inositol monophosphatase, producing MADPEARLVEEVGALLRRAAADAILPLFRHLTVADVAEKAPGEVVTVADRRAEELIAAELRRLRPGSEVVGEEGVADDPAVLDRLAGPAEVWLVDPLDGTANFAAGRQPFAVMAALRRGGRTEAAWILDPMADRLLVATAGNGAYRDGEPVRTTAEPLAAGTLRGVVATRFLPEELRRRVAVGADRIGAVLPGQHCAGQEYADIVDNRQQFAIFWRTLPWDHVPGALLVEAAGGVVRRLDGSPYDPTDGRAGLLVAVNGSVWDTVHAALLATS from the coding sequence GTGGCTGATCCCGAGGCGCGGCTCGTCGAGGAGGTCGGCGCGCTGCTGCGCCGGGCCGCCGCCGACGCCATCCTGCCGCTGTTCCGGCACCTGACCGTTGCCGACGTCGCGGAGAAGGCCCCCGGCGAGGTGGTGACGGTGGCCGACCGCCGGGCCGAGGAGCTGATCGCCGCCGAGCTGCGCCGGCTCCGGCCGGGGTCCGAGGTGGTCGGCGAGGAGGGCGTGGCCGACGATCCGGCGGTACTCGACCGGCTCGCCGGGCCGGCCGAGGTGTGGCTGGTCGACCCGCTGGACGGTACGGCGAACTTCGCCGCCGGCCGGCAGCCGTTCGCGGTGATGGCGGCGCTGCGCCGGGGCGGGCGTACCGAGGCGGCCTGGATCCTCGACCCGATGGCGGACCGCCTGCTGGTGGCCACGGCCGGGAACGGGGCGTACCGGGACGGGGAGCCGGTGCGGACGACCGCCGAGCCGCTCGCCGCCGGGACGCTGCGCGGGGTGGTGGCGACCCGCTTCCTGCCCGAGGAGCTGCGGCGCCGGGTGGCGGTCGGCGCGGACCGGATCGGTGCGGTACTTCCGGGGCAGCACTGTGCTGGCCAGGAATATGCCGATATTGTGGACAATCGGCAGCAGTTCGCGATCTTCTGGCGCACCCTGCCCTGGGACCACGTCCCCGGAGCGTTGCTGGTCGAGGCGGCCGGCGGGGTGGTCCGGCGACTCGACGGCAGCCCGTACGACCCGACGGACGGCCGGGCCGGGCTGCTGGTCGCCGTCAACGGGTCGGTCTGGGACACCGTGCACGCCGCCCTGCTGGCCACCTCCTGA
- a CDS encoding TetR/AcrR family transcriptional regulator: MPKMVDHHERRRLIADALLRVAVRHGFEGVSLRHVATEAGVTSGMVQHYFRTKDEMMQFALGVVRERNEARITEAVSRLGPDPAPRDFLRAVLAGLLPLDDASRADGLVALAFLAYAALRPEAGASLRRDTSQLVAHLADQIRRVRTTDGARADIDPDAAAAGLLAVTEGLGTYLLTAQTTPENALRALDAHLTLVLPTV; encoded by the coding sequence ATGCCGAAGATGGTCGACCATCACGAACGGCGCAGGCTCATCGCCGATGCCCTGCTGCGCGTCGCGGTCCGCCACGGCTTCGAAGGCGTCAGCCTGCGACACGTGGCCACCGAGGCGGGCGTCACGTCGGGCATGGTGCAGCACTACTTCCGCACCAAGGACGAGATGATGCAGTTCGCGCTCGGCGTCGTGCGGGAGCGCAACGAGGCCCGCATCACCGAGGCGGTCAGCCGGCTGGGGCCGGACCCCGCACCGCGCGACTTCCTCCGTGCGGTACTGGCCGGGCTCCTCCCGCTCGACGACGCCAGCCGCGCCGACGGCCTGGTGGCGCTCGCGTTCCTCGCCTACGCGGCGCTGCGCCCCGAGGCGGGCGCGTCACTGCGCCGGGACACGTCGCAGCTGGTCGCCCATCTCGCCGACCAGATCCGCAGGGTGCGCACGACTGACGGGGCGCGCGCAGACATCGACCCGGACGCGGCAGCGGCCGGCCTGCTGGCGGTCACCGAAGGGCTGGGCACGTACCTGCTGACCGCGCAAACCACACCGGAGAACGCCCTGAGGGCCCTGGACGCCCACCTGACGCTGGTCCTCCCCACCGTTTGA
- a CDS encoding response regulator: MTAPADGKSPIEVLLVEDDPGDVLMTQEAFEEHKLRNRLTVVSDGAAALAYLRREGEYADAVPPDLILLDLNLPRRDGREVLAEIKRDEQLCRIPVVVLTTSQADEDILRSYQLHANAYVTKPVDFERFIAVVRQIDEFFVSVVKLPPRG; the protein is encoded by the coding sequence ATGACGGCACCGGCGGACGGCAAGAGCCCGATCGAGGTGCTGCTGGTCGAGGACGACCCGGGTGACGTGCTGATGACGCAGGAGGCGTTCGAGGAGCACAAGCTGCGCAACCGGCTCACCGTGGTCTCCGACGGCGCGGCGGCCCTGGCGTACCTGCGCCGGGAGGGCGAGTACGCCGACGCCGTACCGCCGGACCTGATCCTGCTCGACCTCAACCTGCCCCGCCGGGACGGCCGGGAGGTGCTGGCCGAGATCAAGCGGGACGAACAGCTCTGCCGGATTCCGGTGGTGGTGCTGACCACCTCGCAGGCCGACGAGGACATCCTGCGCAGCTACCAGCTGCACGCGAACGCGTACGTGACCAAGCCGGTCGACTTCGAGCGCTTCATCGCGGTGGTCCGGCAGATCGACGAGTTCTTCGTCAGTGTCGTGAAGCTCCCGCCGCGTGGCTGA